Proteins encoded together in one Polaribacter reichenbachii window:
- a CDS encoding nucleotide sugar dehydrogenase produces MSAIKIGIIGLGYVGLPLARLFATQYAVVGFDIKESRVLELTNGMDTTNEVEHQLLSEVLVHKTSQQKGLFVTSNGNFLKDCTYYIVTVPTSVDKNNQPVLKPLLSASKTIAKYLEKEDIVIYESTVYPGATEEDCIPVLERFSGLVFNTDFFVGYSPERISPGDKVRTVESILKVTSGSTPATAEKVDQLYKSVLKNGTHLAPSIKVAEAAKIIENCQRDINIAFVNELAKIFSLMNINTSDVLEAAATKWNFLPFKPGLVGGHCIGVDPFYLAQKAQQYGYYPEIILSGRRLNDSMGGHIASEVIKLMINKEVKIKGAKVLILGITFKENCPDIRNTKVVDLYHALKSYGVDIDLYDPWAKKEEVFAEYQINLLEEFTEHKYGAIVLAVAHHSFKEINISELQRSKSVIYDIKNFLVHKDKSL; encoded by the coding sequence ATGAGTGCAATTAAAATAGGAATTATAGGATTGGGATATGTGGGGTTGCCTTTGGCAAGACTTTTTGCAACCCAATATGCGGTGGTTGGCTTTGATATTAAGGAATCTCGAGTTTTAGAACTCACGAATGGTATGGATACTACAAACGAAGTAGAGCATCAGCTGTTAAGCGAAGTTCTAGTTCATAAAACCTCTCAACAAAAAGGACTTTTTGTTACTAGTAATGGAAATTTTTTAAAAGACTGCACGTATTATATTGTAACCGTACCTACTTCTGTAGATAAAAACAATCAGCCCGTTCTAAAACCGCTTTTGTCGGCAAGTAAAACCATTGCAAAATATTTAGAGAAAGAAGATATTGTTATCTATGAATCTACCGTCTATCCAGGGGCAACTGAAGAAGATTGCATCCCTGTTTTAGAAAGATTTTCTGGCTTGGTTTTCAATACAGATTTTTTTGTAGGTTATTCACCAGAAAGAATAAGTCCTGGAGATAAAGTAAGAACTGTAGAAAGTATATTAAAAGTTACTTCTGGTTCCACTCCTGCAACTGCTGAAAAAGTAGATCAATTATATAAATCCGTCTTAAAAAACGGTACCCATTTAGCGCCCTCTATTAAGGTAGCCGAAGCTGCAAAAATTATTGAAAACTGTCAGAGAGACATCAACATTGCTTTTGTTAATGAATTGGCAAAGATTTTTAGTTTGATGAATATCAATACCAGTGATGTTTTAGAGGCAGCTGCTACAAAATGGAACTTTCTGCCTTTTAAACCTGGTTTAGTGGGGGGGCATTGTATTGGCGTAGATCCTTTTTATTTGGCACAAAAAGCACAGCAGTATGGGTATTATCCAGAAATTATACTTTCGGGTAGAAGACTGAATGATAGTATGGGTGGACATATCGCATCAGAAGTCATTAAGTTAATGATTAATAAAGAAGTAAAAATTAAAGGAGCCAAGGTTTTAATTTTAGGGATTACTTTTAAAGAAAACTGTCCAGATATCCGAAATACAAAGGTGGTCGATTTATATCATGCTCTAAAAAGTTACGGAGTAGATATTGATCTTTACGACCCTTGGGCAAAAAAAGAGGAGGTTTTTGCTGAATATCAAATCAATCTATTAGAAGAATTCACTGAGCATAAATATGGAGCGATTGTTTTGGCAGTGGCACATCATAGTTTTAAAGAAATAAATATTAGTGAATTACAAAGAAGTAAATCTGTAATTTACGATATTAAAAATTTTTTAGTACATAAAGATAAGAGTTTGTAG
- a CDS encoding adenylyltransferase/cytidyltransferase family protein, whose product MKKKAIIVSGYFNPIHKGHLEYFNNAKSLADELFVIVNSDLQRSLKGSKEFQKEDERLIIVSNIKAVDNAIISIDQDRTVCASITHLVKEYGDDYDFAFANGGDQNNNSIPEVPTCKELGVALIDGLGDKIQSSSWLLKGK is encoded by the coding sequence ATGAAAAAGAAAGCGATTATCGTTTCAGGTTATTTTAATCCAATCCACAAAGGGCATTTAGAATACTTCAATAATGCCAAGTCTTTAGCAGATGAATTGTTTGTGATTGTAAACAGCGATTTGCAAAGAAGCCTAAAAGGTTCTAAAGAATTTCAAAAAGAAGACGAGCGATTAATCATTGTTAGCAATATCAAAGCTGTAGACAATGCCATCATTTCAATAGATCAAGACAGAACCGTATGTGCAAGTATTACCCACTTAGTCAAAGAATATGGTGATGATTATGATTTTGCCTTTGCCAATGGCGGAGACCAAAACAACAATTCCATACCCGAAGTACCTACTTGTAAAGAATTGGGTGTTGCCTTAATCGATGGCTTGGGCGATAAAATACAATCCTCTTCTTGGTTGTTAAAAGGCAAGTAG
- a CDS encoding Gfo/Idh/MocA family oxidoreductase — protein MKNFALLGAAGYIAPRHLKAIKETNNTLIAALDKFDSVGVMDSYFPNADFFVEFERFDRHIEKLKRNGTHLDYVSICTPNYLHDSHIRMALRRGADAICEKPLVLNPWNIDALKDIEKESGQKINTILQLRLHPSIIALKNKVDAASTNKKYDVDLTYITSRGRWYDISWKGDESKSGGIATNIGVHFYDMLSWIFGEVQENIVHLRTKDKASGYLEFEKARVRWFLSIDEQSLPNSVRKKGQRTYRSITVNGKEIEFSAGFTDLHNISYTEIIKGNGFGLLDSEDSIKIVHDIRNLTILKKGEKHPFCS, from the coding sequence ATGAAAAACTTTGCATTATTAGGAGCTGCAGGTTATATCGCGCCAAGACATTTAAAAGCGATAAAAGAAACCAATAATACTTTAATTGCAGCGTTAGATAAATTTGATAGTGTGGGGGTTATGGATAGTTATTTTCCGAATGCTGATTTCTTTGTAGAGTTTGAACGTTTTGATCGTCATATCGAAAAATTAAAAAGAAACGGAACACATTTAGATTACGTATCTATTTGTACGCCTAATTATTTGCATGATTCACATATTCGTATGGCGTTAAGAAGAGGGGCAGATGCTATTTGTGAAAAACCTTTGGTGTTAAATCCTTGGAATATAGATGCTCTAAAAGATATTGAGAAAGAATCAGGTCAGAAAATAAATACCATTTTACAACTAAGATTACATCCCAGTATTATTGCTTTAAAAAATAAAGTAGATGCTGCTAGTACCAATAAAAAGTATGATGTAGACCTTACCTATATTACCTCTAGAGGTCGTTGGTATGATATTTCATGGAAAGGAGATGAAAGTAAATCTGGGGGTATTGCTACCAATATTGGAGTGCATTTTTACGATATGTTGTCTTGGATATTTGGAGAAGTTCAAGAAAATATTGTACATTTAAGGACAAAAGATAAAGCATCTGGCTATCTGGAGTTTGAAAAAGCAAGAGTGCGCTGGTTTTTATCGATAGATGAGCAATCTTTGCCTAACTCAGTGAGAAAGAAAGGGCAAAGAACCTATCGATCCATTACGGTAAATGGCAAAGAAATAGAATTTAGTGCAGGCTTTACGGATTTGCATAACATCAGTTATACCGAAATCATAAAAGGTAACGGTTTCGGATTGCTTGATTCTGAAGATTCTATAAAAATAGTACACGATATTAGGAATTTAACAATTCTTAAAAAAGGGGAAAAACATCCATTTTGTAGTTAA